The region CAACAAGAAAACGACCTCTGAGAATAAAACACGgccacaaagcaaaaaaacaaaaacaaaaactgaagtaatAAGACCAAGATGACTCTAACAAAATCCACATGACTCAAACAAATCCAATGCAAATTCATGAAAATCCAAACCAGAagtgaaacaagacaaaaacacatctgaacccCCAAAACCACGATGGTATCCTGCATCTTTCAGCCTGaacctcctgagaccctgcGTCCTCATATGAGGACATTGCATTGAAAAAATAGACACCAAACTAAAGCTTTCACTCAACATTTACCTCTTAGCCTACAATTTCAACACATTTCTTAATCGTGCACAAACAGATCAGCTTCAGTGTTTTGCCaaaggacactttgacatgttgATTGGAAAAGCAAGGGATCAAACCACCAACTTTCCAGCTgataaatgggtaaaaaaagagctgatattatatttaatttctgcAGACGTCGAAGCTGTGTTGAGTGGGAGTCCAGGGCCGACAGGAAATGCTAGATGTGGACATTTAAGCActcaaatttaaagtttaagttattattttttttgcagctgtcaCACAAAGCCTGGAACTGGATGAAACGTGAGTTTTGATCCAGCTGAgctgaggagggaggggaggaaggaggagacTGGGGCTTTGCGCTCAGTCTGACGTCAGGCTCAGTCTGGGAAGATAAACCGAGAGGCTCAGCGGGAGCTCCACTTTCCATCCTTCTCCAGGAGCGCAGCTGATCCCAGGGATTCAGAGCGGAGACTGCGCGCCCACAGTCCGCGGAGGAGATCCACGATGAGGGGAGCCGATCGGAGCCGACACCGGGTCAGAACTCTCCTCTGAAGCATCgcatgagaaaacaaaaacgggGGTGAGAAAATGGGAAGCGCGAGTGAAGACCTGCTCGTCACACTCCAGATCCTGCCCGGCTTCTTCTCCAACTGCCTGTTCCTGGCTCTGTACGACTCCGTGGTTCTGGTGAAGCGCGTGGTGACGCGCCTGAGCCGCTCGCGCTCCGCCGGCTGCGGGGAGTGGCGCCCCATGCTGACCTCCGAGGGGCTGCGCTCCATCTGGAACAGCTTCCTGCTGGACGCGCACAAGCAGGTACGGCTCCGAACCCGACGCGAACCCGACCCgaaccagaacctgatcagCTCGTGGCGCAAAAACAGAATCAGGACCAGCATTAAAGCCCCCACTGTCctgtctgcaggaaaaaaacaacaacatcaaattAAGAAGCGTTAACTTGTTGTCCCCTCTCTAAAACTCAACTTGGagttttgaaactttaaaaaagtttttaacctaATTATCTAAACACATCTTTACACAGATCTTTGCTTCCTTCTGTCTCGGTTTTTCTCAGATGTGTTACAATAATCAGATTAAATCTTTAGGAGATTAAAACAGTAGCACCTCGTTCTATAATACattatatgttgtttttaaatagttatTTGCACCACTTTTCAATATTATCAATAAATATGCAATCATACAGCTATTTAAAGACTTAATAAACCACTGATAAGCAGTTAGTGACTTCATTAAAAGGACAATATTGACTCTTATCTTGTTAAACAGTgagtcaacatttattttactctccATTCTCACACTTATTCTTTAGAATTTGGATTTTAAATGCCAAACATTTCCCCCTGCATGTGTGCACCATGAACATCTGTAgatgcaaagtttgttttgtgcaaataaagttatttagttcaaaaataaccagagcaacatttaactgaacagataaaagaaaagtacTTGATTTAGGCAATAATAGTGAGCctgcttcagtgtttaaaagcaTTTACAAACTTATGGCTAAcctgtttataaaactttaattaaaggtTCTCTTATTGTAAGCAACCCAAAGAcctgaacattttctttaaatctttaatctGTGTGTAGTTTTCATATCTGTTGGGCTTTAAATCTAACCTTTTCTAAATCAAATCATCTTTGAACCATAAAATCTCtgcctttcagctgcttttgtaCAAAACTGTAATTATAGTCACCTGCTGACTTCTGTTTGAAATAACATCTCCGTAAAATTAATTTTCCCTTCAGCCAACTTTTTATGGATCGTGTTGACCGAGATGCAGGAATGGAGTCCGATTGAAATAAATTGTGCTTTTAATCGAATCAAATTTACTCGGATTTAGCGTATTATACTTAATCCTCTGATATTTGATTTGTAAACTTGGATCAGCTTGTGAAGGTTTGAGAATCGGAccacacagctgcagctgaaacagaaaggaTTATCCTTCCTTGATTCCCGCCTGTTTGTCATAATGACAGCTTGTGTTTCATCTCATAATTGTCACCTGCTGCGACGAGTCACAGCTGATTTAAGACCTAAACCAACACTTAAAATCTCTGCGCGTATCAACCTGTGTGACGAATGTCAGCGAACTGCAGCACACCCAGCATGAAACGCCACATCTGGAGTCTGACTGCAAACATAAGGGTTTAAACGTGTTTCATGACTTATCAtcaagttaaagttaaagtttccTACAGATGAGCAGCGCTCTCCGACTCTTCCCAAACCTTCGGGTTGGGAAACTGAAAGCTCCTCCAATTTTTGTGTCCTTCTGCCTTTAATGCAGAGATTAAACTAAACATGGATTCTGACTCGAATTCTAAATGAATATTCTCTACATATTTCCAGATGTGTTTTTGCAGTCTAATAGTTCACATCTGGACACGTTAAACCAATCCCAAAGTTTCTTTTCGtccaaattctgttttttttttgtgtttcaaacacttttttcctctctttgacctcctttgttttttggtttctttgcaCTGGAAAGATGTGGACACTTGAGTTCAAATAACAGTCTGTTTAAAGTTGCATTCAGATAAAGTTTGTTAACAATTAGGATTAGATTCAGACTTACTGAGTTCCACATTTCACACATTAAACTAATCTTTAGTTGACAAATGATGCGTCTAAAACAGTTTAGCTTCAACACTCTGTTGGTAACAGTTCTGGCATCATCGTCTTTGTTTTCcatgtggaaaacaaaagataaaaaaaagtggaaacttTTGACTGGAACTGGAAATAATTAAATAGTAGATTCAGATTAACCTACCTAAACCCTAATAatgactattattattattaataatattattattattatcgaACAATTGGAAAAGAAATCCATATGAAAAGGAGAAAACCTGACAGAACCAAATCCAGGGTTCTTTATTTGCAAAATACAGCATCATAAAGTCCTTTTGACACAATGAAGATTGGAATTTTAGAGAATTATATAGGAAACTGATATCTGCATTTCATGTGGAACcagttaaaaacagcaaagtttaaattaaaataagatttcTTTCGATTGCTCCTGATTTTACTGTTCACATTCTGTCCTTTCCCCCACACTTGGTGCTCTGTGACTAATATCAGGGCTGATAAGGTAATTATTGAtatttaacagaacatcacttgaAAATGACCACATTATCTCTTTAAGGCACACGtatcaaactccattcctcgagggctgctgtcctgcatgttttagatgtgttcttgctttaaaacacctggtttaaatggacgacttgttgccgtgctcctggagaacttgatgatctggtgaggaggtgattaaaccgtttgaatcaggtgtgttggagcagaaagagctaaaacctccaggacagcggagcctcgaggcctggagtttgacacccctgatttaaggTGTGCCTTTATTTCTAAACTTGCTGATTGTTGCTGTAGATGGGTGTAGCTCGGGGCTGCCTGCATGGGGATGACAATTCAGACAATGCTGCCTAataatggaaacaaaaagtaaaaaggtcCGAGATTGGAACCCTGTGGAACTGTGTCTAATCCAATTGTCAGATAAACATGACTTAAACCATTCCAAAGTTTGTCCCTGAATCCCAAAAACATGTTCAGGACCCTGTCACAAATGCAGCACTGACATCTGATAggacaagaataaaaacacaatcgttttctaaaagctaacatgagttttttttttatctccccAGGTGAAACTTGGCTGCGAGGCACCAAACTCCATGGTGGTGAAGGTTGCTGATGGACCTCGGTGGAACAGCTCTATCAGTAATGTGACTAACGTCCGAGGCGCCAGGATCCAAGCCGAGGTCGAATGCCACCTTCTGGATTTTGAGTCGTCTGATCGCCCTCTGGTGGTCAACTTTGGCTCGGCCACCTGACCCCCCTTCATCAGCCACCTGCCTGCTTTCCGGCAGCTGGTGGAGGACTTCAGTGACGTGGCAGATTTTCTGCTGGTGTACATTGACGAGGCTCACCCTTCTGACGGCTGGGTGGCCCCTCCGATGGGGCCGTGCTCTTTCAGTTTCCGGAAACACCAGAACCTGGAGGAAAGAATGGGAGCTGCTCGGAAACTCATCGAGCAGTTCTCCCTGCCGCCGCAGTGCCAGTTAGCGGCCGACTGCATGGACAACAACACAAATGTGGCCTACGGCGTATCCAATGAACGGGTGTGCATAGTGCATCAAAGAAAAATTGCTTACCTGGGAGGGAAGGGACCATTTTTTTACAACCTGAAGGATGTGCAGCAGTGGCTGGAACAGAGCTACGGTAGACGATAGGAGTATTGGAGAACAAGACAGATGAGaacttgttcctttttttatgtctggaaacaaaatctatttgcattgtaagaaaaaaaaaaatcatcatcataCATCATACATGCGCTCAAACTCAAGAATAATCTTTTGGAAAAAATCAACttactttgttttgctgttgaaCTCAACTTTTCACACATATATCTTTATACAAACTGGTTATAATCAGCATCACAAACCAGCCAGCCAGTAGGAGGAAACTgtatttgtgcttgtttttggtGCTAAAATCTTGTTTACCAAATTCCCAGAGATTTTAAGATTTCCTACATAATgactatcattttttttttcactattcCATCAGATTAACTCTACTCCACTTCCTTTTTATGGTGCAATTGTTCACACAGAACATACTGAGCATTGCTTTCTATCTTTAATGATTTAATATAAACttatagtttatttaaagtggCTTTTTGGAATAGGTCTGCATCTGATCATTTCCATCCAAATAAAACCTGCTCTCTGATTTTGCCTCTGCAGAGCATTCAGACTAATTTCAAACAGCCTCTTTTTCCAGCTTCGGCTGTGTGCTGGACATATTGTCACACCAAGAAAATAAATCCTCTGGGATCAGGTTTTCCTTTAAGATTTTCCATGTATTTCATTCCACCTGATTCTCTACAAATTGTTCGTTTGTTCTGGCCTCGTCTTTGCTCAAACAAAAAGCTCGGTTTTGATCTTATCATCATCAGGTTATTGAAACCTACTTGAcataaataacacacacacacacacagtggtttCCCCACAttctttctgtcaaactgttgCCCAGATGTTAAGCGAGTTACTTAAGAGGAGCTTTGTCTTTGTCATTAACATTTCGGAGCAGTTTTGCCCCCCCTCACCGGTTGGCTTCCTGACTTACAGCTGTGCCAAACTGTTTCCACTGTTGAATTATGCAGCAGCATCGGTGAGCTGACACAGCCTCAAGCTCCTCTGGAATAACATTTGGACTTCACTAGATTCTGAGgatcatcttaaaacaaccttAGACTCATTATATATTCCACTATTCATGCTCgccttttagattttaacagTGAAAGCTGTTGACGCTTGATATAAATCTCACGAAGGGAAAATTAAACCAGTTTCCTCCAATGAAATGATTTAATCACATTAACCAGAATGCTACAGAATAACTGCACCTTGTCTTCCATTTTTCTGATCCCCTTGGATGGATCTGACAGTTGCATCAGATATCTTTAATGAGAACAATCACTTCACTCTGGAAGTTTAGAAACAGACTAGTTAAATtcttaaaattacattttttttgacaTACAAACCCATCAATGACAGTTCATCCAATTTATATAACTCTTGATCTGTGGTTAATTGGGCTGCTGAACAAAGTCAAGTCTGATCAGTTGCTGACGTTACTTCATGTAGATAAAATATCAGAGCTGCAACACCTGATATTTAACACAAGCTGCCTTCTTATGAACCTTTTAAGACCCAGAACTTGGTCTTTCTTAAAATCTGTGCCCAAAGTTGCATTTTTACTGCAAGGATtttcactaaaaacaacaaaataaatcattttatctgCAGAAACCAGGGGCtaaatgacagatttattgGTCTGGATGTGGTACTTTTGATCGGacatgttttcagattttatttccaccaacttttctccatcttcaGGCAGCGATGGcctaaaataatcttttagtttcttattGGGATTTAAAGTGCTGGGTACTTTTGCAGTTTAAATGCCTGGTTTATAGTCAGCAGTTTTAAACACCTGAACCACAGGTGATTCTCGTTCTCAGTCTTTATCAAGTGggatcaaataaaacattacaatataAGATATGATTACTTGTAATCTTAAGTCCTTTAGTATTCCAACTTCCTCTGATGaggctgttaaaaaaacaaaagaaactttgCATTTACAGCAGTATTTGAAAAGACAATCatgaaacacaataaatatgatttacACCTTTGAACAGTTAGATCATTTGTGAAACTCTGTTTTCATATTAGCACTAAAAGATCAGAGGCACATTTACCAATCTTtgctaattttcttttgtttgaaagTAATAAATGGAGCCTGCACTGATCTGCCGGTGCAAACCAAACATACAACCAGCAGCATACAAGCAGAAGAGGCCATAATTTACCTGCCTCTTAATTTATTTCCTGCAGCAACAATACAGGTCATGTAATTTTGAACCGAAGCTCTTATAATAACACACATCAGGCCCAGGCACAAAGAACACCACCCGTCACTTCCCGAGGACTTATTTACCACTACTCTTTGATAATAAATTCAAATAGCTCAAAAATCATCCAAAAACTGCCTTTGCAGCAACTGGAAAAGGGTTCTTAAATGTTCCTCATAGACTACAGTTTACTCTGCATATTACATATTTACTACTAGTACTTATAGTTCATATTTACTACCAGTTTTTCAGAATAAGTTCAGAAAccttaattctgactggatttttttctctgcctACTTGTTTTTCCTGGAAGTCGGATATTCTTGTGCTGTTCAGACATTTTAGTCAGGCGATAATAACTGAAGGTGGTTATTTCTCAAAGCAGAGCTGCCTTTAACAACAGCAGGTTACTTCCTGACTTTGCACacatgggtttgtttgtttgggatGCACAAGTTTAGTTTAGGAGATATTCACAAAACGGCAAGCTTTCGGGATTCACTTACTGCAAATTCTTCATTTATTCACAACATAATAAGACAAACTGTTGGACGTCAGGAAATGGGATGCTGTTGTACCGTTGGAATGAGTTCAGAACATGAAAAGGCAGAATTTGGTCGGAGCAGATGGTTTGCTGCGGTCACAGTGATTCGAGGTGTGCAGATGAAAACCTTTGACGAAAGAGTCGCTGGCTCAGTCTCTGGTTGGATAGTGGACAGCACCTTGTCATCGTGACTCAGATTCATTGCATCTGTTTTCGTTTTCAGGCTGTTAAAATTCTGTCTTGTCTTACAATCTGATGCAGACAATCTGTTTTCCATCTGtgttcagtgtatttttatatgtcaaaggaaagaaatgagtgtaaaataaaagatgaatgtTTGCTTATTAAACTGTTGTATTTGacttctttttgtcatttttataaatgagtCATTTAATGCCCAGCATGAGTGTTTAATATCAGTTTATTAATTATTGTCACCtcatgcaattaaaaaaatgtaatatgcATGTAAAGACACTGCAAagactgaataataaaaaggtaatatttttatgtttttgctggtTGACATCACTAAAGCATCTCTCATCTTTTCAAGGGACTGATAAAGGTTTAGTCTTCTTGCTCATTTTTGTCAATTATGTTGTCTAACAACACAGGATACATgggataaaaaagtaaataaaactgatttgttgactttgatttctgtttcatTGCAGCCAGTATGAACACAAGatattttatcttcattttatATCCATTTAAAAGGTGCAAACCAGTTGTTCCAGAAAGATTTTCCCCCATTTCGTAATGTTTCCATTCCCTCCAACACTTACAAGATGTTCTGATATTTGAGGATACCGAGTGATGAAGAgtttcaggagttttttttgtcccattctTCCTGCAAATGAGTCCTAAGGTGAAGAAGAGGGGACGGAGCAGGACAGCAGGCAGGCCTTCAGAACCCGTCCCCATTTTTTCCTCAGCCTTTGGAATGTGAGCAGACGGTGGTTTTACATTGTCTTAGTGAAAAATGCAGACGTCTCTGGAAAAAATGTGGTCTTGAAGGCAGCAGATGTTGCTGTAAAATCTCTGCTGGACTTTCCTGCAGTAACGTTGCCGTCACAGAAAAGGAAATGAGCTTCGAACAAGAACACTGATCCAAGCCCAGACCATCCCAGAACTGAGCTCTTGGACTTGCTGCTGACAACAATCTGgattcttcttttcctttttttggtcCAAAGCACACGGTGtccatttcttcaaacaaaGGATGCTGATCTGCCTGAGTGCAACCCCTGTTTCCACCATGTGATGGTTCACTTTTTGAGATTACATAACTGTTTTTCAAATGCACAAATAATGTGTTGCAAGTCTAAAATGCAGGGACAGGTATAAGTTGATGTctaatctcattttttttaaaggaacatcAATGCATCTTttcataaaatgaaacaaaacacaattattGGGTTTATACCGTATGCAATGAAATAAAGTCAATAAACCcaaatcatttttctttgcaaCTTTATTGGATcccatttttttcctgactttggttctgcttttaaattctttttctCATTCTCGAATCCTAAAGCAGGAATTTACCACGTCTGAGCAAAATCAACCAAGCCTCATTTTTAATCATTAGCTGCTTGTTCCTAGCCTCCTGTAAGGGGAATGGataagcacagcagagagggacgGCTGCCAAGCTGCGttcattcagttgtttttagtCCGCTCTTCTCTAAAAGCTACCAAATTTCGCTTtactcatcaacttaattccttTTTGATCTTGATTATGTTAGCTGTATACAGTTAGATTTGTGTTATAAAGATCCAAATATACTTTCATGTCAATATGGAGACTTTAAGGCTTATATGATATAAAATTTCTGAGCTTCTGGAAGTTTACTCTGACTGAACCTGAGTTTCTTTTCCAGTTTGTAAAAGGATGAATCACCGGAGGAGGATAAAGAGCAGTGAAGAATACATTAGGACAGGCACCCACCCAATTCTTCTCACAAAAATCTCTTCCATACAACTTTGAGCTATTATTTTTCCATTCTCTCCCCATTCTACTCCCTCAGCTGTCATTCGATATTTGTAACAACAAATCCAGGACAGTACAGTTTCCCCTGGAAGTGGTCAGAAAAAGAATCTTTTGTTGCAAACTCTAGGCAATCACACCCATTGTTCACGAGAAACAGGCTGTCTCCTTGCTCTTGAAAAAGCACACAGAGTCCAGCCAGGCTCTCAGTAATGTTGCATGTGTGACAGAGAACAACAGAGAGAAGAAAGACACAAATTAGCTACACAAGTTCTACTGAAtgcaagaaaatgcaaaaatgttaaagagtCTCCTAAAAGAAAGATTGTTTCCACAGACATATTTCTTGCATGAGAAAGTAGCTTAAATCCTATTGTTAGAACTGAAGTTTGCAAACTAAGATAATCCAGAAGTGACATATTttctataataataaaaatattaataatatatatatagttctTTATTATCTGAACCTCGCAGTTGGAACCAAAAGGACAAGTTTCCAAagttaaagtcaaataaaacagtcaagtaaatgaagcagattttaaaaatgaatgcgTGTGATTTCAGCTGGTTGCAGTTTCCATTTtgtgccactagatgtcacttcACCTTACTCACTGGACCTTTAACATCTTGTTTGATTTTGATCACAGTTAGAAACAACATGGTGGTTCCATAAATCACAGGAAAGTTGTTGTTTAGATCAGAGACATGAGTTAGAGCAACTATtcaagttaataaaaaatatctgctgTGGTGACacagaaatcacaaaaaacagcaaagtttcACCATGTCAAAAACACAATTAGGTTGTGTTAAAAACAAGAGGATCGTTTCACAGGGTTTGCATATTTTATCTCACCACAATAGAGAGACAAATGACtcaactgtttctgtttttttttttttaagtacacaGATGCAAATAATCAAAATCTCCACACGCAAATGTGCCGAATATTTAAAACAGTATTCCTGCCTGCTGTTCTCAGCTGCGTGCCATGTCTGCATTTCATTTTATccagtaaaacaaaagataaatactGTTCCCTTGTTTTTATGGCTTCCAATGGATGTAATGGAAAACACAGTCCTTTAATTAACGAGTTCTGGTACCTTCATAGATCAGTTTGgacaaaaagtaaacaagttACTCTCTGATGTGATCCTGTCTGTCTTCACCGTCCTTCAGATTCATCATGAGTCTTAAAAACAAGCTGCTAACGACTCTTAAAGTTCATCTCTTTCCTTCCCTGTGTTGAAACTGTTAGTAGTACTACAAAGATTAT is a window of Kryptolebias marmoratus isolate JLee-2015 linkage group LG10, ASM164957v2, whole genome shotgun sequence DNA encoding:
- the dio2 gene encoding type II iodothyronine deiodinase, which translates into the protein MGSASEDLLVTLQILPGFFSNCLFLALYDSVVLVKRVVTRLSRSRSAGCGEWRPMLTSEGLRSIWNSFLLDAHKQVKLGCEAPNSMVVKVADGPRWNSSISNVTNVRGARIQAEVECHLLDFESSDRPLVVNFGSATUPPFISHLPAFRQLVEDFSDVADFLLVYIDEAHPSDGWVAPPMGPCSFSFRKHQNLEERMGAARKLIEQFSLPPQCQLAADCMDNNTNVAYGVSNERVCIVHQRKIAYLGGKGPFFYNLKDVQQWLEQSYGRR